TTAAAAAATCAGATAAAGATATATCTCAAATAATAAAAAATCACCTAATACAAAGAAATAGCAAACAACCTCTTGATTTACCTACTGCCGGCTCTACTTATAAAAATCCGGAAAATAGCTATGCCGGATTACTGCTTGAAAAAGCCGGATACAAAGGAAAAAGAATAAATGATATAGGATTTTCAGAAAAACATGCTAATTTTTTAGTAAATTATGGGAATGCATCTTTTAAAGATTTAATGAATTTACTCCAATCTGCCGAAAGGGATATTAAAAACTTATTTAACATAAATCTTGAAAGAGAGGTTAAGATTATTGGTTAAAGTGGCTTTAATCTATGGTGGAGTATCAAAAGAAAGGGAAATTTCCATTAAATCCGGTAAAGCAGTAGAAAAAGCTTTAAAAGAGTTAAATTATGATTATAAAGTGTTTGATATAGTAGAGCCACTTAAATTTATAAAAGAGATTTCGGAATATAAACCGGATGTTGCTTTTATAGCTTTACACGGAAAAGTTGGAGAAGATGGAATAATACAGGGAGTTTTGGAATTTTTAAATATTCCATATACCGGCTCAGGTGTTAAAACAAGTGCCGTATGTATGGATAAAGAAACAACAAAAGATATATTAAAATCCCACAATTTGCCTGTGCCGAAAAGTTTTACAATAAAATCTATGCAAGAGATAAAAAATAAAGATATAAAATTTCCGGTTGTTGTAAAAGCAGCAACAGAAGGATCTTCCATAGGAGTTTATATTGTAAAAAACCAACAAGAGCTTGAAAATGCATTGGAAGAAGCTTTTAAATTAGATAAAAAAGTGTTGATAGAAGAATATATAGAAGGAAGAGAGATAACGGTTAGTATTTTAAATGGAAAACCACTTGATATAGTAGAAATAGTTGTAGAAGAAGGATTTTATGATTTTCAAAATAAATATATAACCGGTAAAACAAAATATATATGTCCGGCACAGATAGAAAAAGATACCTATCTATATATACAGGATTTGGCTCTAAAAGCTTACTCAATCTTAGAATGCAAAGGAG
Above is a genomic segment from Venenivibrio stagnispumantis containing:
- a CDS encoding D-alanine--D-alanine ligase is translated as MKERLRLLVKVALIYGGVSKEREISIKSGKAVEKALKELNYDYKVFDIVEPLKFIKEISEYKPDVAFIALHGKVGEDGIIQGVLEFLNIPYTGSGVKTSAVCMDKETTKDILKSHNLPVPKSFTIKSMQEIKNKDIKFPVVVKAATEGSSIGVYIVKNQQELENALEEAFKLDKKVLIEEYIEGREITVSILNGKPLDIVEIVVEEGFYDFQNKYITGKTKYICPAQIEKDTYLYIQDLALKAYSILECKGAARVDFILSDKQPYILELNTIPGMTEHSLLPKAAKTAGIDFNNLVKLIIEGALNENR